The candidate division KSB1 bacterium nucleotide sequence GAGCGACCTTCTGCAGGCGATTCTCTGGATCCCCCGCCAAATCCTGCCCGGCGGAGACTTCCTGACCCGCTTGGCCAACTACTTCCTATTCGGCTTTTTCGCCTACCTGTACCTGCGGAGGAAAGGCATTCGGCCGGAGGCGGGGATGTTCGCTGCGGCCGGTCTGGTGCTCCTGCCGGAGGTTGTAGCGTACGCGGCCTTCGGTCACGGCACCAAGTTGAACAGCGTGGCCCTGATCCCACTGATTCTTCTCTTGGCGGAGGAGCTGGTCGAGCGGAGGACTCTTCTGCTCTTTGCGGCAACGGCGCTTGCGGTCGGTTTTCAGATGCTGCGCGCGCACGTACAAATCAGCTACTACACCTTTCTCGCGCTCGCCCTGTATGGACTATGGTCAGTTGGTTGGCGGTTGGCAAAGGAGCGCCGCTTCGACAAGGGGCTACTCGGGGGCATCGTCCTCTTGGGCGGGGCCGTAGCGCTCGGGGTGCTCATGTCGTCGTGGCTCTATTTGAGTGTCCACGAGTACAGCCGGTTCAGCATTCGTGGCGGTCCGGAGGGCGGCCTGTCGTACGGCTACGCCACGAACTGGTCTTTCCCGCCGGCCGAATTGATCACCTTCTTTGTCCCCTCCTATTTCGGGTTCGGAGGTCAGACGTACTGGGGAGAGATGCCTTTCACCGATTTTCCTCGCTACTTCGGTGTGACAGTCCTGTTCTTCGCAGCGGTGGCCTTGCTGGTGCGGCGGGATCGCTGGACGTGGTTCCTTTTCGCCCTCGGCCTGTTCTCGTTGGTCGTTTCGTTCGGGCGCCATCTTCCTCTCCTTTACGATCCCATGTTCCGGTATCTCCCCTACTTCAATAAGTTCCGTGTCCCGGTAATGATTCATGTTCTGTTGGGCATCTCCCTTCTGCTCCTCGCCGGCGTGGGCGTTCATGAACTTCTGGAGAGAAGGGCTGGGGAGAAACCGGTCAGAGGAGCGCTGTATGCCCTTGTGGGCATTTCCTTCCTCCTGTTCGCACTTGTCGCGTTCGGAAAGGGGGCGATTCTGGACGCGATTGCCCGCTCTGGCAAAGTGGCCCCTGCGCTTCATGCCCGTGCCTACGAGATGGCCTTGCGCGACGGTCTGAAAATGCTTGTCCTGATTGCGGTCTTAGGGGCCCTCACGTGGGCCTTCCTGCGCCGGAAGATCAGCCCGAGCTGGTTCGCGATGGGCGCCTTTGCCTTGCTGCTGGTGGACCTCTGGCCCGTTAGCCATCGCCTCCTGGATCCCCAGCCTGAGGCAAGCGAGACCGAGTACTTCCGGGCCGACCCCGCGGTTCAATTCGTGAAAAAGCAGGACGGCCTCTTCCGAATCTACCCAATCGCCGATCCGCGACCGGCCAACTGGTACGCTTATCACTTTCTCCAGAACATCTACGGGTACCATGCGGCCAAGCTAAAACTCTACCAGTCCTTCTTGGACAGCACCCACATCGCCGATACCGATCGCTACGGCTTCCCCCTGTTTCTCAGTCGCTACTATCGCGTCGTTCAACGGGGTGGTCGGTTGGCGTTGGAACGGACGCCCCCTGAGGCTGTTGATCGAGAGCTTGCGCGCCTCCACGACAAGGTTCTCGATCTTCTTAACGTCAGGTATCTGCTCTCGCCATACTCTTTCGCCGACTCTACGTATCGGCTTGCGCAGGGCGGCCAGCTCAATGTGGTCGAGAACCCCGATGCGTTGCCGCGGGCCTTTGTAGTGGACAGCGTAATCGTAGTAAGAAGTGAGGAAGAGGCTTACGCCGTTTTTCGCTCGCCCACGTTCGATCCCCGACGCGCGGCGATCCTCCTCGGCCAGCCCGATCTGGCACCGCAACGGGGCGCCCGTGGGGAAGCGCGGGTTGTCAAGTACGGTCCTCACAGGATCGTGCTCGATGCGGAAGCAACCGGACCTTCATGCCTGGTGCTGAGCGAGGTGTATTACCCCGCCGGATGGAAGGCGAGGATCGACGGCCACGCTGTCCCCATCCATCGGGCGGATGTGATCCTGCGCGGGATTATGCTCCCTGCCGGAAAGCACCGTGTGGAGCTTGTGTTCGATCCGGAAACCTTCCGTCTTGGGCTGATCATCACAGTGGCCGTCACCGGGACGCTCCTGGCCTTGCTGGCATGGGCCTGGTTTGGGAAACATCAGCGTTTTGCGATGGCCGATTAGACCTGGAGAGGTCTGCTGGCTTTCGGAACTGGGGAGCCGATGACGCATCTGCTGACGAAAGGCATTTCCCGCCATTTGCGGGAAGTGTTGTTCCTCCTGGCGATCGCCTTGATCCTGGGTCTCCTCTGGTACACACAGAGTCTGGTCCGCCAACTGCGGCGGGAGGCTCGCGATATCCTCGAGTTCTACGCTTCCTTCTACCAGCGGGCAGCTACAGATGCCTCCGACGAGGAGCTCAACTTCATCTTCGAGCAGATCATCCAAAGGACCAATTTCCCCATCGTCGTCACGGACAATCGGGGCGAGCCCAGTGCTTGGAAGGGCATCGATGTAGACCCCAATGACCGCAGTCCGCAGGCCATCTCCCGGGTACGTCAGATCGTGCGCCATATGGCAAAGGAGATCGATCCGATTCCGCTGCGGTACGAGGACTACGTCATTGGCCATCTGTACTACGGCGACTCGAAGCTCATCACGCAGCTGGTGCGATTGCCGTACATCGAGATTGGCCTGGTGAGCCTGTTTCTCTTTGTTGCTTTCCTTGGGTACAGCAGCATCAAGCGTTCGGAGCAGCAGTTGATTTGGGTCGGCCTCAGCCGGGAAACGGCCCATCAGCTTGGAACACCCATCTCCTCGCTTCTGGGTTGGTTGGAGCTTCTGCGCACAGCCGACGGCATCGACCGGGTTCAGGAAATCGCTCAGGAAATGGCGCAGGACCTGGCGCGCCTTGGGAAAGTGGCGTCGCGCTTCTCGCAGATCGGTTCGCGCGCCGACCTCAAGGAGCAGGAGGTGGAGCCGATCCTGCGCGATGTGGCCACCTACTTCCGGAGGCGCATCCCGCAGATGGGCAAGACCGTGGTCATCCGTGAGGAATATCATCCTGTGCCAAAGGTCCCCCTGAATCGCGAGCTCTTCGAATGGGTGATCGAGAATCTGGTGAAAAACGGTCTGGAGGCCCTCGAAAAGGACCCCGGGATCATCACCCTGCGCCTGTGCCCAGCGGAAACCAAGGGATGGACTCTCCAGATCGACGTGACGGACAATGGCCGCGGGATGGACGCCCGGGAAAGAAAGCGGATCTTCCAGCCTGGCTACAGCACTAAGAGGAGGGGTTGGGGGTTGGGTCTCAGCCTTGCCAAGCGCATCGTGGAAGAGTACCATCACGGCCGCCTATTCGTTCGTTGGTCGCAACCTGGGGAGGGGACCACGATGCGCGTTCTTCTGTAAGCCTCGTGGGCACGGCGCACAGGAGCCAAGCCATGCGCAAATGGATCTTGTTGCTCCTCATCCTCGCAGCAGGGAGGACGGTGCTCTCGGAGG carries:
- a CDS encoding HAMP domain-containing histidine kinase gives rise to the protein MTHLLTKGISRHLREVLFLLAIALILGLLWYTQSLVRQLRREARDILEFYASFYQRAATDASDEELNFIFEQIIQRTNFPIVVTDNRGEPSAWKGIDVDPNDRSPQAISRVRQIVRHMAKEIDPIPLRYEDYVIGHLYYGDSKLITQLVRLPYIEIGLVSLFLFVAFLGYSSIKRSEQQLIWVGLSRETAHQLGTPISSLLGWLELLRTADGIDRVQEIAQEMAQDLARLGKVASRFSQIGSRADLKEQEVEPILRDVATYFRRRIPQMGKTVVIREEYHPVPKVPLNRELFEWVIENLVKNGLEALEKDPGIITLRLCPAETKGWTLQIDVTDNGRGMDARERKRIFQPGYSTKRRGWGLGLSLAKRIVEEYHHGRLFVRWSQPGEGTTMRVLL
- a CDS encoding YfhO family protein, whose amino-acid sequence is MAEKGRKSAKAHSRRAETKRPSFVRRHPDWTVGMGLGVLLLAYYAPVVFYNQTLLPPDTLASKSFGPFIRQCLSQHEYPKWNPYIFCGMPSFASLTAAPYVDLLSDLLQAILWIPRQILPGGDFLTRLANYFLFGFFAYLYLRRKGIRPEAGMFAAAGLVLLPEVVAYAAFGHGTKLNSVALIPLILLLAEELVERRTLLLFAATALAVGFQMLRAHVQISYYTFLALALYGLWSVGWRLAKERRFDKGLLGGIVLLGGAVALGVLMSSWLYLSVHEYSRFSIRGGPEGGLSYGYATNWSFPPAELITFFVPSYFGFGGQTYWGEMPFTDFPRYFGVTVLFFAAVALLVRRDRWTWFLFALGLFSLVVSFGRHLPLLYDPMFRYLPYFNKFRVPVMIHVLLGISLLLLAGVGVHELLERRAGEKPVRGALYALVGISFLLFALVAFGKGAILDAIARSGKVAPALHARAYEMALRDGLKMLVLIAVLGALTWAFLRRKISPSWFAMGAFALLLVDLWPVSHRLLDPQPEASETEYFRADPAVQFVKKQDGLFRIYPIADPRPANWYAYHFLQNIYGYHAAKLKLYQSFLDSTHIADTDRYGFPLFLSRYYRVVQRGGRLALERTPPEAVDRELARLHDKVLDLLNVRYLLSPYSFADSTYRLAQGGQLNVVENPDALPRAFVVDSVIVVRSEEEAYAVFRSPTFDPRRAAILLGQPDLAPQRGARGEARVVKYGPHRIVLDAEATGPSCLVLSEVYYPAGWKARIDGHAVPIHRADVILRGIMLPAGKHRVELVFDPETFRLGLIITVAVTGTLLALLAWAWFGKHQRFAMAD